ATCGCAGGAAGGCGGAAAGATAGACGTGTCCCCCATGCTGGACATGGTGTTCATCCTGCTCATCTTCTTTATCGTGACGTCGACGTTCACCCGTGAGACCGGCGTGGACGTGACCAAGCCCAAGGCAAGTTCTGCGAAGGATTTGGCCAAGGAAAGTATTTTGATCGGCGTGACCCGCCAGGGCACCATCCACATCAACGAGACCCAGGTGAACCTTTCCACCCTCAATACGGTGCTTCGCCAGATGATGGCCGAATCCCCGGATCGGCCGGTGATTATCGTGAGCGACCGGGACGCCCCCAACGGCGTGGTGGTGGACATTCTGGACGAATGCAACCTGGCCAAGGTCCGCAAGGTTTCCATTTCGGCGAATAAGGAGGAATAAGAGGTTACTAGCACGCTCGTTTCACTCGCTTTGAGTAATGAGGTCGCCTTGCAAGCAAGGCTCTGAGCAAAAGAATGGCGCCAAGGGCGCAATACTAGAAACTTAGGGAACCAAATTTTATCTCATACCTCAAAGCGCAGCGACCCCATACCTCACACCCCTATGCTCGACTTCTTGGCAAAATATCTCCGGTTCCCGGTAGCGTTCGTGCTCTCCTT
Above is a genomic segment from Fibrobacter sp. containing:
- a CDS encoding biopolymer transporter ExbD; the encoded protein is MSFIRKRSQEGGKIDVSPMLDMVFILLIFFIVTSTFTRETGVDVTKPKASSAKDLAKESILIGVTRQGTIHINETQVNLSTLNTVLRQMMAESPDRPVIIVSDRDAPNGVVVDILDECNLAKVRKVSISANKEE